The Panicum hallii strain FIL2 chromosome 9, PHallii_v3.1, whole genome shotgun sequence genome has a window encoding:
- the LOC112875721 gene encoding probable indole-3-acetic acid-amido synthetase GH3.8, protein MAVMTDMPAATALRAPAPAAAAAASSDKDAEKLRFIEEMTSNVDAVQERVLAEILARNAGTEYLARCGLAGATDRAAFRARVPVVTYEDLQPDIQRIANGDRSPILSAHPISEFLTSSGTSAGERKLMPTIKEELDRRQLLYSLLMPVMNLYVPGLDKGKALYFLFVKSETTTPGGLTARPVLTSYYKSEHFKNRPYDPYHDYTSPTAAILCADAFQSMYAQMACGLCQRHDVLRVGAVFASGLLRAIRFLQLHWEQLADDIEAGTLTPRVTDLSVREAVAGILRPDPELARFLRGECSRGDWAGIITRVWPNTKYLDVIVTGAMQQYIPTLEYYSGGLPMACTMYASSECYFGLNLRPMCHPSEVCYTIMPNMGYFEFLPVDQASGVASGDAAQLVDLSRVEAGREYELVITTYAGLYRYRVGDILRVAGFHNAAPQFRFVRRKNVLLSIESDKTDEAELQRAVDRASAHLRARCGGGAAVAEYTSQACTRSIPGHYVVYWELLATAEQQGAAVDGETLERCCLEMEEALNSVYRQSRVADGSIGPLEIRVVRAGTFEELMDYAISRGASINQYKVPRCVSFPPIVELLDSRVVSRHFSPSPPHWEPAAARRSD, encoded by the exons ATGGCGGTGATGACGGACATGCccgcggcgacggcgctgcgcgcgccggcccctgccgccgccgccgccgcgtccagcGACAAGGACGCCGAGAAGCTGAGGTTcatcgaggagatgacctccaacGTCGACGCCGTGCAGGAGCGCGTCCTGGCCGAGATCCTCGCCAGGAACGCCGGGACCGAGTACCTGGCGCGCTGCGGCCTCGCCGGCGCCACCGACCGCGCCGCGTTCCGCGCCAGGGTGCCCGTCGTCACCTACGAGGACCTGCAGCCCGACATCCAGCGCATCGCCAACGGCGACCGCTCGCCCATCCTCTCCGCGCACCCCATCTCCGAGTTCCTCACCAGCTCCGGGACCTCGGCCGGCGAGCGCAAGCTGATGCCCACCATCAAGGAGGAGCTCGACCGGCGCCAGCTGCTCTACAGCCTCCTCATGCCGGTCATGAACCT GTACGTGCCTGGGCTGGACAAGGGCAAGGCGCTCTACTTCCTGTTCGTCAAGTCGGAGACGACGACGCCCGGCGGTCTGACGGCGCGGCCCGTGCTGACGAGCTACTACAAGAGCGAGCACTTCAAGAACCGCCCCTACGACCCGTACCACGACTACACGAGCCCCACGGCCGCCATCCTCTGCGCCGACGCGTTCCAGAGCATGTACGCGCAGATGGCGTGCGGGCTCTGCCAGCGCCACGACGTGCTCCGCGTGGGCGCCGTGTTCGCATCGGGCCTCCTCCGCGCCATCCGCTTCCTGCAGCTCCACTGGGAGCAGCTCGCCGACGACATCGAGGCCGGGACGCTGACCCCGCGCGTGACCGACCTGTCCGTCCGCGAGGCCGTGGCGGGCATCCTCCGCCCGGACCCGGAGCTGGCCCGGTTCCTCCGCGGCGAGTGCTCCCGCGGCGACTGGGCGGGCATCATCACCCGCGTGTGGCCCAACACCAAGTACCTGGACGTGATCGTCACCGGCGCGATGCAGCAGTACATCCCGACCCTTGAGTACTACAGCGGCGGCCTGCCCATGGCGTGCACCATGTACGCCTCGTCGGAGTGCTACTTCGGGCTGAACCTCCGGCCGATGTGCCACCCCTCGGAGGTGTGCTACACCATCATGCCCAACATGGGCTACTTCGAGTTTCTCCCCGTGGACCAGGCGAGCGGCGTGGCTTCGGGCGACGCGGCGCAGCTGGTGGACCTGTCCCGCGTGGAGGCCGGGCGCGAGTACGAGCTGGTGATCACCACGTACGCGGGGCTCTACCGGTACCGCGTCGGCGACATCCTCCGCGTGGCCGGGTTCCACAACGCGGCGCCGCAGTTCCGGTTCGTGCGCCGCAAGAACGTGCTGCTGTCCATCGAGTCCGACAAGACCGACGAGGCGGAGCTGCAGCGCGCCGTGGACCGCGCGTCGGCGCACCTCCGCgcgcggtgcggcggcggcgcggcggtggcggagtACACGAGCCAAGCGTGCACCCGGAGCATCCCGGGGCACTACGTGGTGTACTGGGAGCTGCTGGCCACCGCGGAGCAGCAGGGCGCGGCGGTGGACGGGGAGACGCTGGAGCGGTGCTGCCTGGAGATGGAGGAGGCGCTCAACTCGGTGTACCGGCAGAGCCGCGTGGCGGACGGGTCCATCGGGCCGCTGGAGATCCGGGTGGTGCGGGCGGGCACGTTCGAGGAGCTCATGGACTACGCCATCTCCCGGGGGGCCTCCATCAACCAGTACAAGGTGCCCCGCTGCGTGTCCTTCCCGCCCATCGTGGAGCTGCTCGACTCCCGCGTCGTGTCGCGCCACTTCagcccctcgccgccgcactgggagccggcggcggcgcgccgctCCGACTAG
- the LOC112875842 gene encoding AAA-ATPase At3g28580-like — MDALAAYSWFGQLSVVISVVAVCWTMVWQNLEHIRLQQFFARGFNRRARRLAAIVDPYLSVTFEEYEGGRIKSSDAFKEVRSYLTTASTRDVRHLRAECGGGGGDKLVLSMAKGEEVSDAFRGATVWWSAAAVPPPRDAVPYWSRASRAERRYFRLEFHESHRDLVLNDYIPHVRRQGRAIMVQNRQRRLYTNIHREGYDDGWYEDVWTHVPFDHPKTFDKMAMDPAKKKEIIDDLDMFKKGKEYHNRVGKPWKRGYLLYGPPGTGKSTMVAAMANYLDYDVYDFELTSVKTNTELRKLLIETKSKSIMVFEDIDCSLDVTGKRRSKEEEGKADDEDEKDGDPRRPSKKDAKSRVTLSGLLNFIDGLWSACGEERLIVFTTNHVEKLDPALIRTGRMDKRIEMSYCDAESFRFLARMHLDGEDAEGHELFGVARALLQEVNMVPVDVGEHLTRKSVDDDAGSCLAKLVAALEKAKEEAAKPEPAQAEEDEGKKGVVVQAKDDN, encoded by the exons ATGGATGCCCTCGCAGCGTACTCATGGTTCGGCCAGCTCTCGGTGGTGATCAGCGTCGTCGCCGTGTGCTGGACCATGGTGTGGCAGAACCTGGAGCACATCCGCCTGCAGCAGTTCTTCGCGCGCGGCTTCAACCGCCGCGCGCGGCGGCTGGCCGCGATCGTCGACCCCTACCTCTCCGTCACCTTCGAGGAGTATGAGGGCGGGCGCATCAAGAGCAGCGACGCCTTCAAGGAGGTCAGGTCCTACCTCACCACGGCCAGCACCCGCGACGTGCGCCACCTCCGGGCcgagtgcggcggcggcggcggggacaaGCTCGTGCTCAGCATGGCCAAAGGCGAGGAGGTGTCCGATGCCTTCCGCGGCGCCACGGTCTGGTggtcggccgccgccgtgccgccgccgcgcgacgCCGTGCCCTACTGGAGCCGCGCGTCGCGCGCCGAGCGCCGCTACTTCCGGCTGGAGTTCCACGAGAGCCACCGCGACCTCGTGCTCAACGACTACATCCCGCACGTGCGCAGGCAGGGACGCGCCATCATGGTCCAGAACCGCCAGCGCCGGCTCTACACCAACATCCACCGCGAAGGCTACGACGATGG TTGGTACGAGGACGTTTGGACCCATGTCCCGTTCGACCACCCCAAGACGTTCGACAAGATGGCCATGGACCCAGCGAAGAAGAAGGAGATCATCGACGACCtcgacatgttcaagaagggcaAGGAGTACCACAACCGCGTCGGGAAGCCGTGGAAGCGGGGGTACCTCCTGTACGGCCCGCCGGGCACCGGCAAGTCCACCATGGTCGCGGCCATGGCCAACTACCTGGACTACGACGTCTACGACTTCGAGCTCACTTCGGTGAAGACCAACACCGAGCTCCGGAAGCTGCTCATCGAGACCAAGAGCAAGTCCATCATGGTGTTCGAGGACATCGACTGCTCCCTCGACGTGACCGGCAAGCGCAGGagcaaggaggaggagggcaaGGCCGACGACGAGGACGAGAAGGACGGGGACCCGCGCCGGCCGAGCAAGAAGGACGCCAAGAGCAGGGTCACCCTCTCCGGCCTGCTCAACTTCATCGACGGGCTCTGGTCGGCGTGCGGCGAGGAGCGGCTCATCGTGTTCACCACCAACCACGTCGAGAAGCTGGACCCGGCGCTGATCCGGACGGGGCGGATGGACAAGAGGATCGAGATGTCCTATTGCGACGCCGAGTCCTTCAGGTTCCTCGCCAGGATGCACCTCGACGGCGAGGACGCCGAAGGGCACGAGCTGTTCGGCGTCGCCAGGGCGTTGCTCCAGGAGGTGAACATGGTGCCCGTCGACGTGGGCGAGCACCTTACGCGGAAGAGCGTCGACGACGACGCCGGGTCGTGCCTCGCGAAGCTGGTGGCGGCGCTAGAAAAAGCCAAGGAGGAAGCTGCCAAGCCGGAGCCGGCACAGGCTGAGGAAGACGAAGGGAAGAAGGGGGTCGTTGTGCAAGCTAAGGATGATAATTAA